Proteins encoded in a region of the Puniceibacterium sp. IMCC21224 genome:
- the mdoH gene encoding glucans biosynthesis glucosyltransferase MdoH: MTPSKPSGDALSARAFALLVSIGLGIGAAALFLQFGAADGLQIVDGVRAALVFITTFWLAWGAMQSVEGLISVRPAPAPLGTPITTRTAILMPVYNEAPAVVFARVAAMDDSIRRMRLEEHFDFAVLSDTQDDRVAAEEESWFVRLWDDRAQDARREAGKPARFFYRRRAQNTGRKAGNIQDFFESSGANYDYALILDADSLMEGSTIAEMVRQMQADPKLGLLQTLPRITSARSRFGRAMQFAAGFYSPVFARGQAAMQGVTGPFWGHNALVRVRAFADSCALPELSGPPPFGGHILSHDYVEAALLARAGWSVRMDPSLAGSYEEGPENMVDFAKRDRRWCQGNLQHIRLLSAPRLRAWSRFVFFQGILSYIAPLFWAMFLASNLYATATAPAPDFFPEPFQLFPVFPSDQTSKAVGLAVGVFGLLVFPKVLILLDAALRGRVSGFGGTITALRGMVTELVTSSINAPIMLMWQTRAVLQVLMGRDGGWPAQTRGDGRLTLADSFAASWWIQCWGLAVILLTQTLAPSLMLWVLPIGVPLLIAPLVICLSSQPSHPPLFLTPEESRIPPVIADHRRILTLWAGPEHDTPAPNADATEAAA; this comes from the coding sequence ATGACACCGTCAAAGCCCTCTGGCGACGCGCTGTCGGCGCGTGCTTTTGCATTGCTCGTCAGTATTGGCCTTGGCATCGGGGCGGCGGCCCTGTTCTTGCAGTTTGGCGCGGCGGACGGACTGCAAATTGTCGACGGAGTGCGCGCGGCGCTTGTGTTCATCACAACTTTCTGGCTGGCATGGGGGGCGATGCAATCCGTCGAAGGGCTTATTTCCGTACGCCCTGCACCCGCTCCGCTTGGAACCCCGATTACCACCCGCACCGCGATCCTGATGCCCGTCTACAACGAAGCCCCCGCCGTAGTCTTTGCCCGCGTCGCCGCGATGGACGACTCGATCAGGCGAATGCGGCTGGAAGAGCATTTTGATTTTGCGGTGTTGTCAGACACGCAGGATGATCGCGTCGCCGCCGAGGAAGAAAGCTGGTTTGTCCGCCTGTGGGACGATCGGGCGCAGGATGCCAGGCGCGAGGCGGGCAAGCCCGCGCGGTTTTTCTATCGGCGGCGGGCTCAGAATACCGGGCGCAAGGCGGGCAACATTCAGGATTTTTTCGAATCCTCGGGGGCGAATTATGACTATGCCCTAATCTTGGATGCCGACAGTCTGATGGAGGGCAGCACTATCGCTGAGATGGTCCGCCAAATGCAGGCCGATCCCAAATTGGGCCTGTTGCAAACTCTGCCGCGTATCACCAGCGCCCGTTCGCGGTTCGGACGCGCGATGCAGTTCGCTGCGGGGTTCTATTCGCCGGTCTTTGCGCGCGGTCAGGCAGCAATGCAGGGCGTCACCGGACCGTTCTGGGGCCATAACGCGCTGGTGCGGGTGCGCGCGTTTGCAGACAGCTGCGCCCTGCCGGAACTCAGCGGTCCGCCTCCCTTTGGCGGGCATATCCTCAGCCATGACTACGTCGAGGCTGCGCTGCTTGCGCGCGCAGGTTGGTCGGTGCGCATGGACCCGAGTCTGGCGGGATCTTACGAAGAGGGTCCCGAGAACATGGTCGACTTTGCCAAGCGCGACCGCCGGTGGTGTCAGGGCAATCTGCAACATATCCGCCTGCTGTCGGCGCCCCGGCTCAGAGCGTGGTCGCGATTCGTATTTTTCCAAGGCATTCTAAGCTATATCGCACCGCTGTTCTGGGCAATGTTTCTGGCCTCGAACCTCTATGCGACGGCGACAGCCCCCGCGCCGGATTTCTTTCCCGAACCGTTCCAACTGTTCCCGGTGTTTCCGTCTGACCAGACCTCAAAGGCCGTTGGCCTTGCAGTTGGGGTGTTCGGTCTGCTGGTGTTTCCCAAGGTGCTGATCCTGCTGGACGCCGCCCTGCGTGGACGCGTGTCTGGCTTTGGTGGAACAATCACCGCTCTGCGCGGAATGGTGACGGAACTGGTCACGTCGTCGATCAATGCGCCGATCATGCTGATGTGGCAAACGCGGGCGGTGCTGCAAGTTCTGATGGGGCGCGATGGCGGCTGGCCGGCCCAGACCCGTGGTGACGGGCGGCTGACTTTGGCGGACTCCTTTGCCGCCAGCTGGTGGATTCAGTGCTGGGGTTTGGCGGTGATCCTGCTTACCCAGACCCTCGCCCCGAGCCTCATGCTTTGGGTGCTGCCAATCGGTGTGCCACTGCTCATCGCGCCGCTGGTCATCTGTCTCAGTTCGCAGCCCTCGCACCCGCCGCTGTTCCTGACCCCCGAAGAATCCAGGATTCCGCCGGTGATCGCCGACCATCGCCGGATTTTGACACTCTGGGCCGGCCCCGAACACGATACGCCCGCCCCAAACGCCGACGCGACCGAAGCAGCGGCCTGA
- a CDS encoding glucan biosynthesis protein: MSVKSLSPEAGPSRPTRRSVIATLTGSVAAIAFARSALAQQDTGPEQEAPETATAEGQPVAEPVEQQPFSFDWLDARMAEAAQADYVAPIEAPEVIADLDYDDYRLIQFNPERARWREEGALFRVHAFHPGWLYKTTVAIHEVVNGVQVPMTFSTEDFLYYNDLADRVPKNQDLPGVAGFRLNTPLNRADKFDELVSFVGASYFRALARDSSYGLSARGLAINTGLSGTEEFPRFSEFWLERPAEGQENVVLYAALDSPSCTGAYRFVIRPGAETVIDVTARLHFRRDVEQLGVAALTSMFLFDEKNSDTFDDYRPQVHDSNALMVVRQDGDVLWRPLNNPVRLASSYLGEPNLKSFGLIQRDRAFDDYQDAGAHYQDRPSVLVEPQGDWGGGAIRLVEIPSDLEGNDNIVSFWVPSSKPRAGEMREYAYRLRWGALGTDRDGDRAWIVNTLAGQGGTSGVSETNSSLRKFVIDFDGGLMAGLPVDAEMEPVVTVSRGKIQHIALSKIDGTTKWRLVIDVDGGNEQLVELVAHVAGFGRKLTETWVYQWMRE; the protein is encoded by the coding sequence ATGTCTGTAAAATCACTGTCCCCTGAAGCAGGTCCATCACGGCCCACGCGTCGTTCCGTTATTGCCACCCTGACGGGATCGGTGGCTGCGATTGCTTTCGCACGCAGCGCCCTGGCCCAGCAGGACACCGGACCAGAGCAGGAAGCCCCGGAAACAGCAACGGCCGAAGGGCAGCCTGTCGCGGAACCGGTTGAGCAACAGCCGTTTTCTTTTGACTGGCTGGATGCACGCATGGCCGAGGCGGCGCAGGCTGACTACGTTGCGCCGATCGAGGCGCCAGAGGTGATCGCGGATCTCGATTACGATGATTACCGCCTGATCCAGTTCAATCCCGAGCGGGCGCGCTGGCGCGAAGAAGGTGCGCTGTTTCGCGTCCACGCCTTTCATCCCGGCTGGCTCTACAAGACCACTGTGGCGATCCATGAGGTGGTGAACGGCGTGCAGGTGCCGATGACCTTTTCGACCGAGGATTTCCTGTATTACAACGATCTGGCCGACCGTGTACCAAAGAATCAGGACCTTCCGGGGGTGGCGGGTTTTCGTCTGAACACGCCGCTGAACCGCGCTGACAAATTCGATGAGCTGGTCTCATTCGTCGGAGCGTCCTATTTTCGCGCTCTGGCGCGCGACAGCAGCTATGGTCTGTCGGCGCGGGGCCTAGCGATCAATACCGGGCTAAGCGGAACCGAAGAATTCCCGCGCTTTTCCGAGTTCTGGTTGGAACGGCCCGCCGAGGGTCAGGAAAACGTCGTGCTCTATGCCGCCCTTGACAGCCCGTCCTGCACTGGCGCGTATCGTTTCGTCATTCGCCCAGGGGCTGAGACAGTGATTGACGTAACCGCCAGACTGCATTTTCGCCGCGATGTAGAACAGCTGGGGGTGGCCGCGCTGACCTCGATGTTCCTGTTCGACGAAAAGAACAGCGATACCTTTGACGACTATCGTCCGCAGGTGCATGACAGCAACGCCCTGATGGTGGTGCGTCAGGATGGCGATGTGCTGTGGCGCCCGCTCAACAACCCTGTGCGACTGGCCAGTTCTTACCTGGGTGAGCCGAACCTAAAATCCTTTGGTCTGATCCAGCGCGACCGCGCGTTTGACGATTATCAGGATGCCGGCGCGCATTATCAGGACCGACCTTCGGTGCTGGTCGAACCCCAAGGCGACTGGGGCGGCGGCGCGATCCGCCTGGTCGAGATCCCGTCGGATCTGGAGGGCAACGACAACATCGTCAGCTTCTGGGTGCCGTCCAGCAAACCGCGCGCGGGCGAGATGCGCGAATATGCCTATCGGCTGCGGTGGGGCGCGCTTGGCACAGATCGGGACGGTGATCGCGCGTGGATTGTCAATACCTTGGCCGGCCAGGGGGGCACCTCTGGCGTGTCCGAAACCAACTCATCATTACGCAAATTCGTCATTGATTTTGATGGCGGGCTGATGGCGGGTCTGCCGGTTGATGCCGAGATGGAACCGGTTGTGACCGTCTCACGCGGCAAAATTCAGCACATTGCCCTGTCAAAGATCGACGGCACCACAAAATGGCGACTAGTGATCGACGTAGACGGAGGAAATGAGCAGTTGGTGGAACTTGTTGCCCATGTTGCGGGTTTTGGACGCAAGCTAACTGAAACATGGGTATACCAATGGATGCGCGAATGA
- the hutU gene encoding urocanate hydratase: MTNSRHNLRDVYPPTGPEITCKSWLTEAPMRMLMNNLHPDVAENPHELVVYGGIGRAARTWEDFDSIVATLKTLNDDETLLVQSGKPVGVFRTHKDAPRVLIANSNLVPHWATWDHFNELDKKGLAMYGQMTAGSWIYIGTQGIVQGTYETFMEAGRQHYDGSLKGRWILTGGLGGMGGAQPLAAVMAGACCLAVECDETRADFRLRTRYVDEKTSDLDEALAMIERWTKAGEAKSVALIGNAADVFPELVKRGVKPDIVTDQTSAHDPIHGYLPQGWSVAEWRAKQETAPKAVEKAARASMKVQVAAMVDFWNAGVPTLDYGNNIRQVAQEEGLENAFAFPGFVPAYIRPLFCRGVGPFRWCALSGDPEDIYKTDAKVKELIDDPHLHNWLDMARERIAFQGLPARICWVGLGLRDKLGLAFNEMVRTGELSAPVVIGRDHLDSGSVASPNRETEAMRDGSDAVSDWPLLNAMLNVASGATWVSLHHGGGVGMGFSQHSGMVICCDGTEDADRRIANVLWNDPATGVMRHADAGYDIALDCARENQLNLPGILGR, translated from the coding sequence ATGACAAATTCCCGCCACAACCTGCGCGACGTCTATCCGCCCACCGGACCCGAGATTACCTGCAAGAGCTGGCTGACCGAAGCACCGATGCGGATGCTGATGAACAACCTGCACCCCGATGTGGCCGAAAATCCGCATGAATTGGTGGTTTACGGCGGCATCGGACGCGCCGCCCGCACATGGGAGGATTTTGACAGCATCGTCGCCACGCTCAAGACGCTCAACGATGACGAAACACTACTGGTACAATCCGGCAAGCCCGTGGGCGTGTTTCGCACCCACAAGGACGCGCCGCGCGTGCTGATCGCCAACTCCAACCTCGTGCCGCACTGGGCCACATGGGACCATTTCAACGAGCTGGATAAAAAAGGTCTGGCGATGTACGGCCAGATGACCGCCGGATCCTGGATCTACATCGGCACCCAGGGCATCGTGCAAGGCACCTACGAGACCTTCATGGAGGCCGGTCGCCAGCATTATGACGGCTCACTCAAGGGCCGCTGGATCCTGACGGGCGGTCTGGGCGGCATGGGCGGTGCACAGCCTTTGGCCGCGGTGATGGCCGGGGCCTGCTGTCTGGCGGTGGAATGTGACGAAACCCGCGCCGATTTCCGCCTGCGTACCCGCTATGTCGATGAAAAGACCAGCGATCTGGACGAGGCGCTGGCGATGATCGAACGCTGGACCAAGGCCGGAGAGGCGAAATCTGTGGCGCTGATCGGCAATGCGGCGGACGTATTTCCCGAACTGGTCAAGCGCGGTGTGAAACCCGATATCGTTACCGACCAGACCAGCGCGCATGATCCGATCCACGGCTATCTCCCGCAGGGCTGGAGCGTGGCCGAATGGCGTGCAAAACAGGAAACGGCCCCCAAGGCGGTGGAAAAAGCCGCCCGCGCCAGCATGAAAGTGCAGGTCGCCGCGATGGTGGATTTTTGGAACGCCGGGGTGCCGACACTGGATTACGGCAACAACATCCGGCAGGTCGCGCAAGAAGAAGGGTTGGAAAACGCCTTTGCCTTCCCCGGCTTTGTACCTGCCTACATCCGCCCACTATTCTGCCGTGGCGTGGGGCCATTCCGCTGGTGCGCGCTGTCCGGCGACCCCGAGGACATCTACAAGACCGATGCCAAGGTCAAAGAACTGATTGACGACCCGCATCTGCACAACTGGCTGGATATGGCGCGCGAACGGATCGCGTTTCAGGGCCTGCCCGCGCGGATCTGCTGGGTTGGTCTGGGCTTGCGTGACAAGCTGGGGCTGGCGTTCAACGAAATGGTCCGCACCGGAGAGCTGAGCGCGCCGGTAGTGATTGGCCGCGACCACCTCGACAGTGGTTCGGTCGCGAGCCCCAACCGCGAGACCGAGGCGATGCGCGACGGATCGGATGCGGTCAGCGACTGGCCGCTGCTCAACGCCATGCTGAACGTGGCGAGTGGCGCGACATGGGTGTCGCTGCACCATGGTGGCGGCGTAGGCATGGGCTTTTCCCAGCATTCTGGGATGGTGATTTGCTGCGACGGCACCGAAGATGCCGACCGCCGTATCGCTAATGTGCTGTGGAATGATCCGGCCACCGGTGTGATGCGCCACGCCGATGCGGGCTACGATATCGCATTGGACTGCGCGCGCGAAAACCAGCTGAACCTGCCGGGTATTCTGGGGCGATGA